From Candidatus Deferrimicrobium sp., the proteins below share one genomic window:
- a CDS encoding TIGR00730 family Rossman fold protein: MKADEFGAGETWRVFRIMSEFVEGFETLKDLGPAISIFGSARTRKDAWSYKATLQVATMLARRGFAIISGGGPGVMEAANKGAKMGKGVSVGLNIKLPVEQKPNRYQDVSLAFRHFFARKVMFVKYASGYIIMPGGFGTLDEFFESLTLIQTGKIRRFPVVLMGRKYWEGLLRWMENTLIEEGTISSVDLNMFYLTDSPEDAVEYIIKYHRDSIRPTGERRKRSPLPTLGGQNE; this comes from the coding sequence ATGAAAGCGGACGAATTCGGTGCCGGCGAAACGTGGCGCGTCTTCCGGATCATGAGCGAATTCGTGGAGGGGTTCGAGACGCTCAAGGACCTGGGCCCGGCCATCTCGATCTTCGGCAGCGCACGTACGAGGAAGGACGCCTGGTCGTACAAGGCCACTCTTCAAGTAGCGACAATGTTGGCACGGCGAGGGTTCGCCATCATCTCCGGAGGCGGCCCCGGGGTCATGGAGGCCGCCAACAAGGGAGCGAAGATGGGGAAGGGCGTCTCGGTGGGGCTCAACATCAAGCTCCCCGTGGAACAGAAGCCGAACCGGTATCAGGACGTGTCGCTCGCCTTCCGGCACTTTTTCGCACGCAAGGTGATGTTCGTGAAATACGCTTCCGGGTACATCATCATGCCTGGGGGGTTCGGAACGCTGGACGAGTTCTTCGAGTCTCTGACCCTCATCCAGACGGGAAAGATCCGGCGATTCCCGGTCGTGCTGATGGGGCGGAAGTATTGGGAAGGCCTCCTCCGCTGGATGGAGAACACGCTGATCGAAGAGGGGACGATCTCCTCGGTCGACCTGAACATGTTCTACCTGACGGATTCCCCCGAAGATGCGGTGGAGTACATCATAAAGTACCATCGCGATTCGATCCGGCCCACGGGGGAGCGTAGGAAGCGGAGCCCCTTGCCGACCCTCGGTGGGCAGAACGAATAA
- a CDS encoding alpha/beta hydrolase, giving the protein MPYTVAPGFRMYYEEHGSGFPLLLINGLGSDHLEWLHQLPVFASHGRVVVFDNRGTGKTDVPPGPYTTAQMADDVASLLRALGIPRAHVLGVSLGGMIAQEMALRHPDLVEGLVLGCTGPGGKLSVHPSPEAMAAFAHAKGEDREAELRRMLPFLYTDACIRERPEEIEGFVRRRLDLPSPLEGYLAQLSAAVTHDASSRLEKIRARTLVITGDADRLVNWENSLRLAGRIPGAKLVVLPGAPHRLFAETADAFNLEVLRFLEIPKEQTPEPGRS; this is encoded by the coding sequence ATGCCGTACACCGTCGCCCCCGGATTCCGGATGTATTACGAGGAGCACGGGAGCGGGTTCCCGCTGCTGCTGATCAACGGGCTGGGGAGCGACCATCTCGAGTGGCTTCACCAACTGCCGGTGTTCGCGTCCCATGGTCGGGTGGTCGTCTTCGACAACCGGGGAACCGGGAAGACCGACGTTCCCCCCGGGCCATACACGACGGCGCAGATGGCGGACGACGTCGCATCGCTGCTCCGGGCTCTCGGTATCCCCCGGGCCCACGTTCTCGGCGTCTCCCTGGGGGGGATGATCGCGCAGGAGATGGCGCTGCGGCACCCGGATCTTGTGGAGGGGTTGGTGCTGGGGTGCACCGGGCCGGGGGGAAAACTCTCCGTCCATCCGTCCCCGGAGGCGATGGCGGCGTTCGCCCATGCGAAGGGTGAGGACAGGGAGGCGGAGTTGCGCCGGATGCTCCCGTTTCTCTACACCGACGCGTGCATCCGTGAACGGCCGGAGGAGATCGAGGGATTCGTCCGGAGGCGGCTTGACCTCCCGTCGCCGCTTGAAGGGTACCTCGCCCAACTGTCCGCCGCGGTGACCCACGACGCGTCGTCACGGCTCGAGAAGATCCGGGCGAGGACGCTCGTCATCACGGGAGACGCGGACCGCCTCGTGAATTGGGAGAACTCGCTTCGGCTCGCGGGCCGGATCCCGGGAGCGAAGCTGGTCGTGCTGCCCGGCGCGCCCCACCGCCTCTTCGCGGAGACCGCCGATGCCTTCAACCTGGAAGTCCTCAGGTTCCTGGAAATCCCGAAAGAGCAAACCCCGGAACCGGGACGTTCCTGA
- a CDS encoding glutaredoxin family protein has translation MGKRIVIYTTSWCRDCKVAKRFLGEHGIAYEEIDIDRRPEAAEIVMRLNDGMRKVPTLDVEGTIVSGDKFNAARFEEDLRAAGAL, from the coding sequence ATGGGAAAAAGGATCGTCATCTACACCACGTCGTGGTGCCGGGACTGTAAAGTTGCGAAGAGGTTCCTCGGGGAGCACGGGATCGCGTACGAGGAGATCGACATCGATCGGCGGCCGGAAGCGGCCGAGATCGTGATGCGGCTCAACGACGGGATGCGGAAAGTACCCACCCTCGACGTGGAAGGGACGATCGTCTCCGGGGACAAATTCAACGCCGCCCGGTTCGAGGAGGATCTCAGAGCCGCCGGCGCTCTCTGA